Below is a genomic region from Actinomadura rubteroloni.
GCTGGAGGCGCTGCTGAACTTCCAGACGGCCGTGAGCGACCTCACCGGGCTGCCGGTCGCGAACGCCTCGATGCTGGACGAGGGCACCGCCGCCGCCGAGGCCATGACGCTGGCGCACCGCGCGACCCGCCGCAAGGAGCCCGGCGCGTTCCTGGTGGACGCCGACGCGCTGCCGCAGACGATCGAGGTCGTCCGGACGCGGGCGGTGCCGCTCGGCATCGACCTGGTCGTCGCGGACCTGTCCGGCGGGCTGCCCGACGGCGAGTTCTTCGGCGTGCTGCTGCAGTACCCGGGGGCGTCGGGGGCCGTCCGGGACCTGGCGCCGGTGATCGAGGCGGCGCACGAGCGCGGCGCACAGGCCGTCGTCGCCGCCGACCTGCTCGCGCTGACGCTGCTGCGGTCGCCGGGCGAGGCGGGCGCGGACATCGTGGTCGGCTCGGCGCAGCGGTTCGGCGTCCCGTACGGGTTCGGCGGGCCGCACGCGGGCTACCTGGCCGTCCGCGAGGGGCTGCAGCGGCAGTTGCCGGGCCGGCTGGTCGGGCTGTCGGTGGACGCCGACGGTTCGCCCGCCTACCGGCTCGCGCTCCAGACCCGCGAGCAGCACATCCGCCGGGAGAAGGCCACCAGCAACATCTGCACCGCCCAGGTCCTGCTGGCCGTCATGGCGAGCATGTACGCGGTCTACCACGGGCCGGACGGGCTCGCCGCGATCGCCCAGCGCGTCCACGGGCACGCCGCCGGGCTCGCGTCCGCCCTGCGGGACGGCGGGGTGGAGGTCGTCCACGGGGTGTTCTTCGACACCGTCCTCGCCCGGGTGCCCGGCCGCGCCGGCGCCGTGCTGGCCGCCGCCCGCGAGCGCGGCGTCAACCTGCGGCCGGTGGACGCCGACCACGTCGCCATCGCGTGCGACGAGCGGACGCTGCCCGAGCACGTCACCGCCGTCCTCGCCGCGTTCGGCGTGGCCGCGGACGTGCCCGCCGAGCCCGCCGAGGCGTTCCCGGACGTCCTGCGCCGCGAGAGCCCGTACCTGACGCACCCGGTCTTCCACGAGCACCGGTCCGAGACGGCGATGCTCCGGTACCTGCGCCGCCTCCAGGACCGGGACGTCGCGCTGGACCGCTCGATGATCCCGCTCGGCTCCTGCACGATGAAGCTGAACGCCACCGCCGAGATGGAGCCCGTCACCTGGCCCGAGTTCGCGGACCTGCACCCGTTCGCCCCGCTCGACCAGGCCGCCGGGTACCTGGAGCTGATCGGCGAGCTGGAGGCCGCGCTCGCCGAGATCACCGGGTACGCGAAGGTGTCGGTCCAGCCGAACGCCGGATCGCAGGGCGAGCTGGCGGGCCTGCTGGCGATCCGGGGCTACCACCGGTCGCGCGGCGAGGAGCACCGCGACGTCTGCCTGATCCCGTCCTCGGCGCACGGGACGAACGCGGCGAGCGCCGTCATGGCCGGGATGCGGGTCGTCGTCGTGGCCTGCGACGACGGCGGCAACATCGACGTGGACGACCTGCACGCCAAGCTCGCGAAGCACGGCGCGTCAGTGGCCGCGATCATGGTGACGTACCCGTCCACGCACGGCGTGTTCGAGGAGACGATCACCGACGTGTGCGCGGCCGTCCACGCGGCGGGCGGCCAGGTCTACGTGGACGGCGCGAACCTCAACGCGCTGGTCGGCCTCGCCCGTCCCGGCGAGTTCGGCTCCGACGTCTCCCACCTCAACCTGCACAAGACGTTCTGCATCCCGCACGGCGGCGGCGGGCCGGGCGTCGGCCCGGTCGGCGTCCGCGAGCACCTCGTCCCGTTCCTCCCGACGCACCCGCTGCGCCCGGAACTCCCCGGAACCGGGACGATCTCGGCGGCGCCGTGGGGTTCGGCGGGCATCCTGCCGATCTCCTGGGCCTACATCGCGATGATGGGCCCGGACGGCCTGCGCGCCGCCACCGAGGGCGCCGTCATCGCCGCCAACTACCTCGCCGCCCGCCTCGCCCCGCACTACCCGATCCTCTACACCGGACGCGGCGGCCTCGTCGCCCACGAGTGCATCGCCGACCTCCGCAAGATCACCAAGCGGACCGGGATCACCGCCGAGGACGTCGCCAAGCGCCTCATCGACTACGGCTTCCACGCCCCGACGCTCTCGTTCCCCGTCGCCGGCACCCTGATGATCGAGCCGACCGAGAGCGAGGACCTCGCCGAACTCGACCGGTTCGTGGACGCCATGGTCGCGATCCGCCGCGAGATCGACCGCGTCGAGTCCGGCGAGTGGGACCCCGAGGACAACCCGCTCCGCAACGCCCCCCACACCGCCGCGTCCCTGCTGGCCGACGACTGGAAGCACTCCTACACGCGCGAAGAGGCCGCCTACCCCCTCCCGTCGCTGCGCCAGGACAAGTACTGGCCGCCCGTCCGCCGCATCGACCAGGCCTACGGCGACCGCAACCTCGTCTGCTCCTGCCCGCCGCCGGAGGCGTTCGAGGACTGACCCGCGCGGGCGCGGCGGACCCGTCCGCCGCGCCCGTCCGGCCGCGCGTCGCGGGTGGGCCCGGGGGCCGGCGAACGCTAGGCTTCTGGGCGCCGACCCCGACCCCCAGAGGGCAGTAGACCGATGAGCGACACGCCGGATCCGGCGCAGTTGTGCGAGCGCGCCCGCGCGCTCGCCGAGAACGGCGACCCCGGCGGCGCCGCCCGGCTGTTCGAGCAGGTGCTCGACCTCGGCGACACCCCGCACCGGGCGCGTGCCGCGCTCGGCCTCGCGGTCGTCCTGGACGACGCCGGCGACGTCGCGGGGGCACGTGCCGCCGACCGCGCCGCCATCGCCACCGGCGACCCCGAGTACGGGCCGCGCGCCGCCTACCACCTCGCTCTCACGCACGAGCGCGCGGGCGAGCGCGACCAGGCCGCGCCCGCCTGGCGGACGGTCGTGGAGTTCGGCAACCCCGCCTACCTGCCGCCCGCCCGGCTCGCGCTGGCCCGCATCGCCGACGACGCCGGGGACTTCGCCGCCGCCCGCGAGCACTGGGAGGAGGCCGTCGCGACCGGCGACCCCGAGTACGGCACGCTCGCCGCGCACGACCTCGCGCAGCGGCTGCTGGAACGCGGCGAGCCGGCCCGCGCCCAGCGCGTCCTCACCGCGGGGCTGAAGCTCATCGAGCCCGGCGGTGCCCCGTACGCGTACGCCCGGCTCGCCGTCGCGCTCGGCATCGCCTGCCTGGACCAGGCGATCGGCGCGTTCGGCGCCGCCCTCGCCGACGGCCCCGCCGACCCCGAGGTCGCGCCGCTGGCCACCGAACTGCTCGCCCGGACGCTGCCGCTGCGCGGCCGGGGCGAGGAGGCGCGCGAGGCCTGGCGGCGCGGGCTCGCCGACCCGGCGGTGGCGGGCCAGGTCCGCGCCCGGCTGCGCCGCGACTTCGCCGCCGACGAGGAGGAGCCCGGCGACCCCGCCGCGCTGTGGTGGGAGCCGGTGCTGGAGGGCGCCGCCGCCGACGGGACGCTCCCCGCCGTCGCCGGGGAGGCGTTCGGGGCACTGGACCACATGTACGCGCTGCTGGCCGTCCGGAAGGCCGAGGACACCGACGCCCCGGCGGACCGGCGCGCCCTCGCCGAGGCCGTCCAGGTCCCCGGCGCGTACGCGTGGGGGCCGTTGCTGCACGAGAGCTTCGCCGAGCGGCTGCGCCTCGCGCTCGGCGCGCCCGCCGACGCCGACCGCGACCCGGCCGCCCCCGACCCCGCCTGACACCGGCCCCCCCGTCCGCCACGCGTGGACGAACCGGCGTGCGTTCGCCACGGCCGCCCCGCGATCCCGACGTACAGCCGGCCGGTTACGAGACGCGCCACGAGCGGCGACCACAGGCCCCGATCCCGCTAGGCCGGGTTCGGGCGCACGGCTCGTTCGGCGATGCGGAGGGTGGCGCGACGGGGGAGGAGCCGGGGGAGACGGGAGAGGAGCGCGTTGACGCGGCCGTCGACGGCGCTGGGACGGCCCCGGTCCAGGGCGGCGAAGGTCGTGGCGACGACCTGTTCGGGGCTGCGGCGCTTGCCCATGGACGCCTCCTCCGCGCCGACCACGTCGAAGAAGGGGGTGTCGGTCGAACCGGGGCAGATCGCGACGACCCGGACGCCTGTTCCGGCGGTCTCGGCCCAGAGCGCTTCGGTGAAGGAGAGCACGAACGCCTTGGTCGCCCCGTAGACGGCCATGTGCGCGATCGGCTGGAAGGCCGCCGTGCTGGCGACGTTGACCACCACCCCGGACCGGCCGGCGATCATCGCCGGGAGGAAGCGCGTGGTCAGGTCGACGACCGTCGTGCAGTTGAGGCTCACCTGCTCGGTGAGGCGTTCGGGGTCGGCGGTCGCGACGTCGCCGTGGGTGGCGAATCCGGCGTTGTTGATCAGGATGTCCACGGTCCGGCCGAGTTCGGACACGTGACCGGCGAGGATCTCGGCCGCGCCGGGCCGGGCCAGGTCCAGCGGCGCGACGTCGACGCGCACCCCGTGCGTAGTGCGCAGATCGTCGGCCAGCTCCTTGAGCTTGCTCTCCCTGCGGGCCACGAGGATCAGCGCGGCCCCGCGCGCCGCCAGCTCACGCGCGTAGGCGGCGCCGATTCCGGTGGAGGCGCCGGTGATCAGCGCCGTCCGGCCTTTGACGTCCATGACGGTTCCCTTCATTTAAACAGCTTGGACGGTATGTTTTCGTCCCGGACGTTCGCGCGCCGGGGTCCAGGAGTCCTCAGTCGCGGACGAGCGCGAGTTCCGTGAGTTCGAGCAGGACGCGCGCCCGTTCGGCGAACCGCTCGCCCGCCTGCTCGCCGGGATCCAGGACGTCGGTCAGCGACTTCAGCCCGTCGAAGGCCCCCACCAGCACGACGGCCAGGGCCTCGGGATCCGGGCCCGCCCGGAGTTCCCCGTTCGCCTGGCCGTCCCGGATCAGGCCGGCCACGAAGTCCACCCATCGCCGCATCGGCCGCCGGACCTGGTCCGCGGCCGCGGGATCGTCCGACAGCTCCCTGGTCAGGCGGGTGACGCTCCACGCTCCCGGATCGTCGCGGATCAGGTCGAGCATCGCGTGGACGAGCGCCCGCAGCCGCCCGGGCGCTCCGGACGCGGCCAGCACCCGTCCGCCGACCTTCTCCAGCCACCGCGCCTGCTGGTCCTCCAGCACGGCCAGCGCCAGCTCCCGCTTCGACGGGAAGTAGAAGTAGAAGGCGCCCTTGGTCAGCCCGGACGCCGCGATCAGCTCGTTCTGCGTGGTGGCGGTGTAGCCGCGTTCCGCGAACACCCGCGCCGCCGTCGCCAGCAGGAACGCGCGGGTGGCCTCGCCCTTGGGCGTCGCCGGGTTCTTCGTCGACTGGGTCACGCGCCCAGAATAAACCTCCTGGCCGGTATGTAAACCCTTGACATACCGGCCAGGAGGTTTTTTTCTTGAGACCTCACGCACAAGGAGCGGCCATGATGATCAGAAACCTCGCGAGCGTCCTCGACGACATCCCCCGGATGAGCCGCCACATCCGCATCCGGCGCCCGGTCCGCGCCACCCCCGACCGGCTGTTCGAGATCATCGCGACCGGTGAGAACCAGGCCGCGTGGGCCGAGGGCTACCGCCGGACGACTTGGCACACCCCCGTACCGCACGGCGTCGGGACCGTCCGGGACATCCACCTGCGCTGGATCTCGGTCCGCGAGCGCATGCTCGCCTGGGAGCCCGGCGCCCGCTTCGCCTTCAGCTCCGACGCGATGACCCTGCCGCTGACCCGCCGCCTCATCGAGGACATCCGGTTCCGCCCTTCCGGCGACGGCCACGCCGACCTCGACTGGCAGGTGCACTACACCCCGTCCGCGCCGTTCCGTCCGCTATCCGGAGCACTGGAACGCCGCATGTTCCGCCCGATGTTCGAGTCGTTCGCCAACGGCCTGGCCGCCTACGCCGAGGCGCACCCCCGCCTGACCTAGCGGGCCGGGTGCTGCGGGCGCCGGTCGTGTCGGAGCGCGCGACCAGTCCGGCGACCGCAACGGCTCACGAAGAGGCGGGCGGACGGGTGTCAGTCGGCCAGGTCCCGCTGCGCTATGACGTCCCGGACGCGGACGCGGATCAGCAGTTCGCCCGGGACGGCGTTGCGGCGGCCGAACTCCTCGCCGCGTTCGTCGCCCATGTAGCGGGCGCCGATGCGGATCGAGAGGGGCAGCATCGCGTCCACGTCCTCGGACAGTTCCGCCTCGCCGTGGATCGTCACGAAGGAGTAGGGCGGGGTGTCGTCCTCGACGCACAGGGACACGCGCGGCTCCCGGCGGAGGGCGCGGCCCTTGACCGTCCGGGCGCCGGTGTTGAAGACGAGGTCGTCGCCGTCCAGGACGAACCAGACGGGCGTGACGTGCGGCGTCCCGTCCTTGCGGGTGACGGCGACCTTCGCGGTGCGGGTGCCCTCGGCCACGAACTCGCGCCACTCGGGCTCGCTCATGTTCTCCATGCCCGGGAGTGTGCCCACGATGATCAACGTTGATGCGGCCCGCTACGGTGACGGGCATGGAGATCGAGACGGAGCGGGGGACGGCCGAGGCGACGCTGGACGGCCCCGCCGATCCGGCCTTCCTGCTGGTGCTCACGCACGGCTCGAACGGCGGCGTGGACGCGCCGGACCTGCTGGCCGTCCGGGACGCCGCGCTCGGCGCCGGGGGCGCGGTCGCGCGCGTGCTCCAGCCGTTCCGCCGGGCGGGACGCCGCGCGCCCGGGCCGGCGGACAAGCAGGACGCGGCGTGGCTGGAGGCCGTCGCCGCCGTCCGCGCGCTGTACCCGCCGGTGCCGCTGGTGCAGGGCGGACGCAGCAACGGCGCGCGCGTCGCGTGCCGGACGGCCCGGGCCGCCGGCGCCGCGGGGGTCGTCGCGCTGGCGTTCCCGCTGCGTCCGCCGGGGCGCCCGGAGCGGTCACGGGCCGAGGAGCTGCGGACGGCGGGGGTGGAGGTGCTGGTGGTGAACGGCGACCGCGACCCGTTCGGGGTCCCGGACGCGGCGGACGCCGCGGCGGTCGTCGTCCTGCCGGGGGAACGGCACGACCTGGCGCGGGACCCGGCGGCGGCCGGGGCGGCCGCGCTGCCGTGGCTGCGCCGATGGGCCGCACCGGCCCTTTCGGGCTAGTCACGCGGTTCGGGCGGGGGCCGGTACGGGCACGGCCCCGGCGCCCGGGCGAGATCAGGCCGCGGGGACGGCTCCGGTGCCGGTCGGCCGGCGCGGCGCGACCACGCCGCCGTCGGGCAGCAGCTCACCGGTGTCGTCGAAGATCACGACCCCGTTGCAGAGCAGGCTCCACCCCTGCTCGGGGTGGCGCGCCACGGTGCGCGCGGCGTCACGGTCGGACGCGGTGGACACGGGACAGGGCGGTTGGTGCGGGCACATCGGCGTGCCTCCGGATCTCGGTCTGAATGTGATGTCGGTCATTGGGACGCGTCCCAGTGTGGAACGGTTCACGGGCCACCGGCCATAGCCCGATGGGACGGTTGTCCGGTGGCCCCGGGCGCGGGCGCCCGCGCGGCCGCCCGTCGCGCACGCCCGCCGGACCGGTGGCGGCGCGACGGGGCACGCCGCGGGACGGACGCGCTGGTCACAGCGTCGCTCGCGAATAGCACGACCGCACCGTTCGACACGCCGCACGGGGCGAGAAGAGTCGCGACGGTCAGTAGAACGTATCCGTCCGGCGGCCCGCTCCGGCCACGGTCGAACGCCCGTTTCGGTCGGACCGCCCGGGACGGGACCCTACGATTGGCGGGCGTGGACCGTCGGCGTGGGCGCCGCACGGCCGGGACGAAGGTGAGGGCGCTATGCGCGTGGCGCTGTTCGTCGCGTGTTTCAACGACGCGCTGTTCCCCGCCACCGGCCGCGCCGTCGTGCGGCTGCTGGAGCGCCTGGGCCACGAGGTCGCCTTCCCGTCCGCGCAGACGTGCTGCGGGCAGATGCACTGGACGACCGGCTACCACGCCGAGGCCGCCGGGCTGGCGCGCGGGTTCGCGGCGGCGTTCGCGGGCCACGACGCGATCGTGACGCCGTCGGCGTCCTGCGCGGCGACCGTCCGGCGCGACCACGCGCGGATGCTGCGCGCGGCGGGCGAGCGGGACGTGCCGCCCGTGCCGCCCGTCCACGAGCTGACCGAGTTCCTGGTGGACGTCCTCGGCGTCACCGACGTCGGCGCGTCCTTCCCGCACCGCGTCGCCTACCACCCGACCTGCCACTCCGCGCGGGCGCTCGGCGCGGGCGACCGGCCGCTGCGGCTGCTGCGCGCGGTCCGGGGGCTGGAGCTGGCCGAGATCCCGGCGGCCGAGGAGTGCTGCGGGTTCGGCGGGACGTTCGCGCTGAAGAACGCCGACGTGTCGGTCGCGCTCGCCGCCGACAAGGTCCGCCACATCCGGTCCGCCGCGCCCGACGTCGTCTGCGCCGTCGACAACTCCTGCCTCGCCCACATCGGCGGGGCGCTGTCGCGGGAGCGGTCGGGCGTGCGCGTCCTGCACCTCGCCGAGATCCTCGCCGGGGACGGCGCGTGACCCCCCGGCCGAAGTTCGCCGCGGCGGCCCGCCCGGCGCTCGCCGACACTGCGCTGCGTCGCGCGCTCGCCGACACGGCCGCCGACGCCCGGGCCCGGCGTGCCGCCGCCGTCGCCGAGCTGCCGGACTGGCCGGCACTGCGGGCGGCCGGCCGCGCCGTGAAGGACCGGACGCTGCTCAACCTCGACGCCTGCCTGGAACGGCTGGAACGCGCCGTCGCCGACGCGGGCGGGACCGTCCACTGGGCGGAGAACGCGGCGCAGGCCGCGCGGACCGTGGTCCGGCTCGCGGCGGGCGCCGGCGAGGTCGCCGCCCCCGCCGCGCCGGTCCTGGACGAGATCGGGCTCGACGGCGCGCTCGCCGCCGCCGGGATCGCCGTCCACCGCACCGGCGCGCACGCGGCCTTCCCGGCCGGGGCGCGCGTCGCGGTCACCGGAGTCGACTTCATGGTCGCCGAGACCGGCACGATGGTCGCGCTGGAGCGGGCGGGCGACGTGTGGCGGTGCCTGACCGTCCCGGACGCGCTGATCACGGTGGCCGGGCTGGAGCAGGTCGTCCCCGACCGGGCGGACCTGGAGGTCCTGCTGCAGTCGGTGTCGCGGTCGGCGGGGGAGCGGCTCGCGCCGGTCGTGTCGGCGTGGACGGGCGTCGTCGCGGGGGACGGGCCGGCCGCGTTCCATCTCGTCCTGCTCGACAACGGCCGCACCCGCGCGCTCGCCGACGAGGTCGGACGCGCCGCGCTGCGCTGCGTGGGCTGCGACGCCTGCCTGCACGTCTGCCCGGTGTACGAGCGGACGGGCCCCGAGCCCTACGGCGCGCCCCACGCGGGACCGATCGGCGCCATCCGCACCCCGCAACTGCGCGGCGTCGCCTCGGCGGCGAACGCGTCGCTGCCGTTCGCGTCCACGCTGTGCGGGGCGTGCGCGGACGTGTGCCCGGTCGAGATCGACATCCCCGAGGTCCTGGTGCGGCTGCGCGGGAAGGTCGTGGACGCGCGGCGCGGCCGTCCGGTGCCCACGCCCGAGCTGGCGATGATGCGCGCGGCGGCCTGGACGCTCGCCGACCCGCAGCGGTACGAGGCGGCGCTGCGCGGCGGGACGCGCTGGGCGCGGCTGCTGGCGCGCGGCGGCCGGATCCGCCGCCTGCCCGGACGCCTCGGCGTGTGGACCGACGCCCGCGACCTGCCCGCCCCGCCCGCGCGCAGCTTCCGCGTGTGGTGGCGCGACCGGGGGGAGCGGCCGTGACGTCCCGCGACCGCGTGCTCGCCCGGATCCGGGACGCGCTCGGCCCGGAGCGCGGCACCCCGGTGGCGGTGCCGCGCGACTACCGGCGCCACCTCGGCGCGGGCCGCGCGGACGTGCTCGCGCTGTTCCTGGAGCGGGTCGCCGGACACGGGACGCCGGTACGGCACGTCGGCGCGGACGAACTGGCGACCGCGCTGGCCGCCGCGCTCTGGGCCCGGGACGTGAAACGGATCAATGTTCCGTCCGGCCTGCCCGCCGGCTGGCTCGCCGAACTGGACGGCGTCGAGATCGTCCCCGACGCCCCGGACGCCGCCCCGGACGCGGTCGTCACCGGCTGCGCGGCGGCGGTCGCCGAGACCGGCACGATCGTCCTCGACGGCGGACGCGGCCAGGGCCGTCGCGCGCTGACCCTGCGGCCCGCCCTGCACCTGTGCGTCGTCCACGCCGACCAGATCGCCGGAACGGTGCCCGAGGCGGTCGCGCGCCTCCTCCCGTCCCGCCCGCAGACCTGGCTGACCGGCCCGGCCATCGCACCGGGCCCGTCCCGCACCCCGTCCCCGCACGGCCCGTCCGCCCTGGAAGTCCTGGTCGTCGAAGACTGACCCCCCGAGCGGCCAGAGCATCCCGGGCGGGCCGAGCACTCCGAGCGGGCCGAGCATCCCGGGCGGGCCGAGCATCCCGGGCGGGCCGAGCATCCCGCGTGGGCCGAGCATTCCGCGTGGGCCGAGCACCCCGCGTCGCCCGACCACCGCGACCACGGGCCGAGCGGGCCGAGCGGGCGGCGTGGTCTGGTGGATGGTGGGGTTGGGCCGGCGGGGGTCCGGCGTCTGGGGTGGGCGGTGCCGGGTCAGATGGCGTTGAGGACCAGGTTCAGGCCGGCGTCGAAGCGGTGGCGCCAGGCCGGGTCGGGGTCGCCCTCGCCGGCGCGGGGGGTGCCGCGCGCCTCCAGGGCCGCGTGCCCGATCACGTAGCCGAGCAGTGTGT
It encodes:
- the gcvP gene encoding aminomethyl-transferring glycine dehydrogenase, encoding MTARHLSPVATPRRPRTVFADRHIGPDASDRDRMLAAVGYSTAEALVDAAVPAGIRTDRPLDLPPALSEPAALARLREIASRNTVLASMIGLGYHGTITPGVILRNVLENPGWYTAYTPYQPEISQGRLEALLNFQTAVSDLTGLPVANASMLDEGTAAAEAMTLAHRATRRKEPGAFLVDADALPQTIEVVRTRAVPLGIDLVVADLSGGLPDGEFFGVLLQYPGASGAVRDLAPVIEAAHERGAQAVVAADLLALTLLRSPGEAGADIVVGSAQRFGVPYGFGGPHAGYLAVREGLQRQLPGRLVGLSVDADGSPAYRLALQTREQHIRREKATSNICTAQVLLAVMASMYAVYHGPDGLAAIAQRVHGHAAGLASALRDGGVEVVHGVFFDTVLARVPGRAGAVLAAARERGVNLRPVDADHVAIACDERTLPEHVTAVLAAFGVAADVPAEPAEAFPDVLRRESPYLTHPVFHEHRSETAMLRYLRRLQDRDVALDRSMIPLGSCTMKLNATAEMEPVTWPEFADLHPFAPLDQAAGYLELIGELEAALAEITGYAKVSVQPNAGSQGELAGLLAIRGYHRSRGEEHRDVCLIPSSAHGTNAASAVMAGMRVVVVACDDGGNIDVDDLHAKLAKHGASVAAIMVTYPSTHGVFEETITDVCAAVHAAGGQVYVDGANLNALVGLARPGEFGSDVSHLNLHKTFCIPHGGGGPGVGPVGVREHLVPFLPTHPLRPELPGTGTISAAPWGSAGILPISWAYIAMMGPDGLRAATEGAVIAANYLAARLAPHYPILYTGRGGLVAHECIADLRKITKRTGITAEDVAKRLIDYGFHAPTLSFPVAGTLMIEPTESEDLAELDRFVDAMVAIRREIDRVESGEWDPEDNPLRNAPHTAASLLADDWKHSYTREEAAYPLPSLRQDKYWPPVRRIDQAYGDRNLVCSCPPPEAFED
- a CDS encoding tetratricopeptide repeat protein → MSDTPDPAQLCERARALAENGDPGGAARLFEQVLDLGDTPHRARAALGLAVVLDDAGDVAGARAADRAAIATGDPEYGPRAAYHLALTHERAGERDQAAPAWRTVVEFGNPAYLPPARLALARIADDAGDFAAAREHWEEAVATGDPEYGTLAAHDLAQRLLERGEPARAQRVLTAGLKLIEPGGAPYAYARLAVALGIACLDQAIGAFGAALADGPADPEVAPLATELLARTLPLRGRGEEAREAWRRGLADPAVAGQVRARLRRDFAADEEEPGDPAALWWEPVLEGAAADGTLPAVAGEAFGALDHMYALLAVRKAEDTDAPADRRALAEAVQVPGAYAWGPLLHESFAERLRLALGAPADADRDPAAPDPA
- a CDS encoding SDR family NAD(P)-dependent oxidoreductase, which gives rise to MKGTVMDVKGRTALITGASTGIGAAYARELAARGAALILVARRESKLKELADDLRTTHGVRVDVAPLDLARPGAAEILAGHVSELGRTVDILINNAGFATHGDVATADPERLTEQVSLNCTTVVDLTTRFLPAMIAGRSGVVVNVASTAAFQPIAHMAVYGATKAFVLSFTEALWAETAGTGVRVVAICPGSTDTPFFDVVGAEEASMGKRRSPEQVVATTFAALDRGRPSAVDGRVNALLSRLPRLLPRRATLRIAERAVRPNPA
- a CDS encoding TetR/AcrR family transcriptional regulator, with product MTQSTKNPATPKGEATRAFLLATAARVFAERGYTATTQNELIAASGLTKGAFYFYFPSKRELALAVLEDQQARWLEKVGGRVLAASGAPGRLRALVHAMLDLIRDDPGAWSVTRLTRELSDDPAAADQVRRPMRRWVDFVAGLIRDGQANGELRAGPDPEALAVVLVGAFDGLKSLTDVLDPGEQAGERFAERARVLLELTELALVRD
- a CDS encoding SRPBCC family protein, producing MMIRNLASVLDDIPRMSRHIRIRRPVRATPDRLFEIIATGENQAAWAEGYRRTTWHTPVPHGVGTVRDIHLRWISVRERMLAWEPGARFAFSSDAMTLPLTRRLIEDIRFRPSGDGHADLDWQVHYTPSAPFRPLSGALERRMFRPMFESFANGLAAYAEAHPRLT
- a CDS encoding PPOX class F420-dependent oxidoreductase, producing the protein MENMSEPEWREFVAEGTRTAKVAVTRKDGTPHVTPVWFVLDGDDLVFNTGARTVKGRALRREPRVSLCVEDDTPPYSFVTIHGEAELSEDVDAMLPLSIRIGARYMGDERGEEFGRRNAVPGELLIRVRVRDVIAQRDLAD
- a CDS encoding alpha/beta hydrolase family protein, whose amino-acid sequence is MEIETERGTAEATLDGPADPAFLLVLTHGSNGGVDAPDLLAVRDAALGAGGAVARVLQPFRRAGRRAPGPADKQDAAWLEAVAAVRALYPPVPLVQGGRSNGARVACRTARAAGAAGVVALAFPLRPPGRPERSRAEELRTAGVEVLVVNGDRDPFGVPDAADAAAVVVLPGERHDLARDPAAAGAAALPWLRRWAAPALSG
- a CDS encoding DUF5999 family protein: MCPHQPPCPVSTASDRDAARTVARHPEQGWSLLCNGVVIFDDTGELLPDGGVVAPRRPTGTGAVPAA
- a CDS encoding (Fe-S)-binding protein; translation: MRVALFVACFNDALFPATGRAVVRLLERLGHEVAFPSAQTCCGQMHWTTGYHAEAAGLARGFAAAFAGHDAIVTPSASCAATVRRDHARMLRAAGERDVPPVPPVHELTEFLVDVLGVTDVGASFPHRVAYHPTCHSARALGAGDRPLRLLRAVRGLELAEIPAAEECCGFGGTFALKNADVSVALAADKVRHIRSAAPDVVCAVDNSCLAHIGGALSRERSGVRVLHLAEILAGDGA
- a CDS encoding LUD domain-containing protein, translating into MTPRPKFAAAARPALADTALRRALADTAADARARRAAAVAELPDWPALRAAGRAVKDRTLLNLDACLERLERAVADAGGTVHWAENAAQAARTVVRLAAGAGEVAAPAAPVLDEIGLDGALAAAGIAVHRTGAHAAFPAGARVAVTGVDFMVAETGTMVALERAGDVWRCLTVPDALITVAGLEQVVPDRADLEVLLQSVSRSAGERLAPVVSAWTGVVAGDGPAAFHLVLLDNGRTRALADEVGRAALRCVGCDACLHVCPVYERTGPEPYGAPHAGPIGAIRTPQLRGVASAANASLPFASTLCGACADVCPVEIDIPEVLVRLRGKVVDARRGRPVPTPELAMMRAAAWTLADPQRYEAALRGGTRWARLLARGGRIRRLPGRLGVWTDARDLPAPPARSFRVWWRDRGERP
- a CDS encoding LUD domain-containing protein — translated: MTSRDRVLARIRDALGPERGTPVAVPRDYRRHLGAGRADVLALFLERVAGHGTPVRHVGADELATALAAALWARDVKRINVPSGLPAGWLAELDGVEIVPDAPDAAPDAVVTGCAAAVAETGTIVLDGGRGQGRRALTLRPALHLCVVHADQIAGTVPEAVARLLPSRPQTWLTGPAIAPGPSRTPSPHGPSALEVLVVED